One segment of Metallosphaera cuprina Ar-4 DNA contains the following:
- a CDS encoding multiprotein bridging factor aMBF1, giving the protein MVPMKNDAVTYCEICGSEIEGQGYHVKIEGSPMIICRRCYEKNKKHLVMIPKETKQVQTRPKTIVKRDEVELDIDENYPKIIREGRERMHLSTNELAEKMKVKENIIKRIELGKLKPTISEARVIERILGVKLVVEVSSGKKETSESDSQTLTLGDIIKIREGRK; this is encoded by the coding sequence TAACATACTGCGAAATATGTGGTTCCGAGATTGAAGGACAGGGTTATCATGTGAAAATAGAAGGTAGTCCCATGATAATTTGCAGAAGATGTTACGAGAAAAATAAGAAACATTTAGTCATGATTCCAAAGGAAACGAAGCAAGTTCAAACTAGGCCGAAGACGATAGTAAAACGTGATGAGGTAGAGCTAGACATAGACGAGAATTACCCTAAGATAATAAGAGAGGGAAGAGAAAGAATGCATTTGTCAACTAATGAGTTAGCGGAGAAAATGAAGGTCAAGGAAAACATAATAAAAAGAATTGAACTAGGAAAGCTAAAACCAACTATAAGTGAGGCAAGAGTCATTGAGAGGATATTGGGTGTAAAACTCGTTGTAGAAGTTTCTTCAGGCAAAAAAGAAACTTCAGAATCAGACTCTCAAACCTTAACTTTGGGAGACATTATAAAAATAAGAGAGGGGAGGAAGTGA
- the hflX gene encoding GTPase HflX, whose product MKAVLFAPDELVEEALTLTETAGYSVTLTYPLPSKPNRLFYISQEKVKLLKEKDIETIVIFDLLSPRHFINLNRSLENKKILDKLFLLLEIFALHAGSKEAKLQIELARLKYELPILKDVYSKTKKSEQQGPLGAGTYGVESILRLYNRKISKITRELESLKKFREDQMKSRERDIPYVAITGYTNAGKTSIFNVMTGLNQATDQSMFTTTAPKRYAIKRNSKKLMLVDTVGFIRSIPPQIIDTFFVTLSEIKYADLLLLVVDISLDDSILIEITRSSFEILRELGITGKPIIIVGNKADLLNGNVANKLETVRLLSEGLYAPIMDCVPVSAKNGLNIELLRDKIFSLVN is encoded by the coding sequence GTGAAGGCTGTCCTATTCGCTCCTGATGAGTTGGTGGAAGAAGCTCTAACTCTTACCGAGACTGCCGGTTACTCAGTTACACTAACTTATCCTCTTCCATCAAAGCCCAATAGACTGTTCTACATTTCTCAAGAGAAGGTTAAGCTCTTAAAGGAGAAGGATATAGAGACAATAGTTATATTCGATCTACTTTCTCCAAGGCACTTTATTAATTTGAATAGATCGCTTGAAAATAAGAAAATACTAGATAAGCTTTTCCTCTTATTGGAAATATTTGCCCTACACGCTGGCTCAAAGGAAGCAAAACTTCAGATAGAGTTAGCCAGGCTAAAATATGAGCTTCCAATACTAAAGGATGTATACAGCAAGACCAAGAAGTCAGAACAACAAGGGCCTTTGGGCGCCGGCACTTACGGTGTGGAATCAATTCTCAGGCTTTATAATAGGAAAATCTCAAAAATTACTAGAGAGTTAGAAAGTCTAAAAAAATTTAGAGAGGATCAGATGAAGAGCAGAGAAAGGGATATACCATACGTCGCTATTACTGGTTATACTAACGCCGGTAAAACTTCGATCTTTAATGTGATGACAGGTTTAAATCAGGCTACGGATCAGTCTATGTTCACCACAACAGCCCCGAAGAGATACGCTATAAAACGAAACTCTAAGAAATTGATGCTTGTGGATACTGTAGGATTTATTAGAAGTATCCCACCTCAAATCATAGACACGTTTTTTGTTACATTATCAGAGATAAAATATGCGGATCTATTGTTACTGGTTGTAGACATTTCCCTAGACGATTCGATTCTTATTGAGATTACTAGATCGTCTTTTGAGATACTTAGAGAACTCGGAATAACAGGAAAACCTATTATTATTGTTGGCAATAAGGCCGACTTGCTAAACGGCAATGTTGCTAACAAACTAGAAACAGTAAGGCTACTAAGCGAGGGATTGTACGCTCCAATTATGGACTGCGTCCCAGTTTCAGCTAAAAATGGCCTCAATATAGAACTATTGAGGGATAAAATATTCTCCCTAGTCAACTAA
- a CDS encoding tRNA methyltransferase, with protein MYIEGDDLKVVDKIRSTIGKWGGNYFTIDITSEPKKIVSEWKKDGGKVVHLTMYGINVPEIIDNIRQLDNILVIVGAEKVEGWYYHIADFNVAISNQPHSEVASLAIFLDRLYKGEQLNLIFGDSKISVIPTNGGKRVIHK; from the coding sequence ATCTATATCGAAGGAGACGACCTAAAAGTAGTAGATAAAATAAGATCTACCATAGGCAAGTGGGGCGGAAACTATTTCACTATAGATATTACATCTGAGCCTAAAAAAATTGTCAGTGAGTGGAAGAAAGACGGAGGTAAAGTAGTTCATCTAACCATGTATGGGATCAACGTACCTGAAATAATAGATAACATACGACAATTGGACAATATTCTAGTTATAGTTGGAGCGGAGAAGGTGGAGGGATGGTACTATCATATAGCTGACTTTAACGTAGCGATATCTAACCAACCACACTCAGAGGTGGCGTCCTTAGCTATTTTTCTTGACAGGCTATATAAGGGAGAACAACTAAATCTTATTTTTGGGGATAGTAAAATTTCCGTTATTCCCACAAATGGAGGAAAGAGGGTGATTCATAAATGA